From Nitrospirota bacterium, the proteins below share one genomic window:
- the mazG gene encoding nucleoside triphosphate pyrophosphohydrolase, with amino-acid sequence MHLKKLVDIMAALRSEKGCPWDREQTRDSLKPFLVEETYEVMEALDEGSTETIKEELGDLLFQIVFHCQIAKERNEFDMSDVIEKISEKMIKRHPHVFGNAKYKSSDELLKHWEEEKKREGKHMGSILEGVPKSLPSLLRAHKLQKKAARVGFDWEKTEDAIKKLDEELKEFKDAVKKKKRSEIEDELGDIFFMLVNISRFVGVNPEDALRRTISKFISRFRYIEMKAAEQEKSLSDMTLEEMDALWDEAKDRC; translated from the coding sequence ATGCATTTAAAAAAGCTTGTTGATATTATGGCTGCTTTGCGCAGCGAGAAGGGCTGCCCGTGGGACAGGGAGCAAACGAGGGATTCGCTTAAGCCCTTTCTTGTGGAAGAAACATACGAGGTCATGGAGGCCCTGGATGAAGGCAGTACGGAAACAATAAAGGAAGAGCTTGGAGACCTTCTTTTCCAGATAGTTTTTCACTGCCAGATTGCAAAGGAGAGGAATGAATTTGACATGTCTGATGTAATAGAAAAAATCAGTGAGAAGATGATTAAAAGGCATCCCCATGTATTCGGGAATGCAAAATATAAGAGTAGCGATGAATTGCTTAAACATTGGGAAGAGGAGAAAAAAAGAGAAGGTAAGCACATGGGGTCGATCCTTGAAGGTGTTCCTAAATCACTTCCGTCACTCCTCAGGGCGCACAAGCTTCAGAAAAAGGCTGCGAGAGTTGGTTTTGACTGGGAAAAGACTGAAGATGCGATTAAGAAACTGGACGAAGAACTCAAGGAATTCAAGGATGCAGTTAAAAAGAAAAAACGGTCTGAGATTGAAGATGAACTCGGAGATATATTCTTTATGCTTGTCAATATTTCGAGATTTGTAGGCGTTAATCCTGAGGATGCTTTAAGAAGAACAATAAGCAAATTCATTTCGAGATTCCGCTATATTGAAATGAAGGCAGCAGAGCAGGAAAAAAGCCTTTCTGATATGACGCTTGAGGAGATGGATGCCCTCTGGGATGAGGCAAAAGACCGTTGTTAA
- a CDS encoding DUF559 domain-containing protein: MNTNLGGIAKRLRKRPTDAEGKLWKRLRDRQLEALKFRRQQPN, from the coding sequence ATGAACACTAATCTTGGTGGAATTGCTAAGCGCCTGCGGAAGAGGCCAACAGACGCAGAAGGAAAGTTATGGAAACGATTGAGAGACAGGCAATTGGAGGCTCTTAAATTCAGACGACAACAGCCAAATTAA